In the Blautia coccoides genome, CTTTCCGCTCAATAAGTCTGTTTCCAACTGCATGGGCTGATAAGAATGAAGCACCAGCTTTACTTTCGGAAATTTCCTGTGAAAGACTTCCCGAATCTTTGCCACATAAAACTCCCTGTCATAATATAAAAATCCCAAATGCAGTTCACCGCCGTTTATTTCGCTCTGTCTTGATAATTTATCCAACAGATTTTCATATTCCCCTAAAATTTTTTGAAAACCTTCCAGCGCAATTTCCCCCATTGGGGTAAGTGCAAAGGAATTTCTGCTCCGGTCGATCAGTTTTACATTCAGCTCTTCCTCTAATGATGTCATATGACGGCTAAGTGCAGACTGTGCCATATAAAGTTCTTCTGCTGTCCTGGAGTAATTACGAACAGCTGCCAACCGCACAAATTCTCTCATTATACTAAGTTTCATACTTTTTCACCCCTAAACAGATCACAGCTTCTTCCTCCCCATCCTCACATCCTCCATCAGCTCCTGGAGTTCATGGGACATATGGTCAAATAAATAGTTTTTCCCACTCTGCCCCTGGTTCAGATAATTGCTTCTGATCTCGATATCTGCTGCCTGGATTTCCTCTTTCAAGCCTGCTGCCGAGAGACGGCTGGCTCCCTGTCCAAGAATGATGATCTGCTCCAGCGCGTCGGAGGTGGCCACTGTAACCCGGTGTTTTCTCCCGATTTGGTGGACGGTTTTCTCAATGTACTGGTCCGCTGTTTCCGCCTCTTTTGTATATACAACATAGATATTGTGGTATTTCATCACTTCTCCTGTATTGCCCTCCACTTTGTAGGCATCGTATACCAGGATCAGTGTATTTTTCTTATAGCCCTGATAGTTGCTGAGAATATCCATGAGTTTATTTCTGGCAGCCTCGATACTGACGCTGGCAAGGCCGCTCAATTCTTCCCATGCAAAAATGATATTGTAGCCGTCCACCAGCAGATATTCCTCTTCTGTCACCTTTTTTGCAGGCCTGTATTCTCTGGCGGAGGCGCTATCCGCACTTACGGTACGTTTTCTGTTGAATTGATTTCTTTCCTTTTTAGCAGTTCCATATGTGCGGTTAAATATTTCTTCCAGTTCCTTTTCATCTGCCAATCCGCCGCCCGTATAAGAGGAACGGGAGGACTGGGAGGATACTTCACGAATCGGTTTTTCTTTTTTTTCCAGGTGAAGGCCGCTGTCCAGGTGCATATACTCCCTCACTTTGTCATAGCTAACCACAAAGCCGGCACCGTGGGAACAGAACACAGAACCTGTGGGATTCTCCGTGTCTTTTTCTGAATCATAGGCTTTTTGTGCAATAACCTCCTCCGCATTATGACAAGGCTCGTATCCCTTCAGCGCACAGGAAAGCCTCCCATGCCCTTTTGTATAGGCAGCCACCTCTGTCTGGTAATCCCGCATGGCGGCTACGGGAGCAGTACCTGAAAGTATGGTCATATCTCCCTCTATGATCGGTTCGGAAAATGTGCCGTACATCTTTTGGATGTCTGAAAGTGCCCTTCCCACCTTGTCGGAGGGGATTTCCAGTCTGAATTCATAGACAGGTTCCAGTAAAAGGCTGGTTGTACATTTCAATCCATGACGTACGGCGCGATACGTAGCCTGCCGGAAATCTCCGCCCTCTGTATGCTTTAAATGTGCGCGTCCTGTGACCAGCGTGATCTTCATATCCGTAATCTCTGAACCTGTCAGCACACCTCTATGGCGTTTTTCCTCCAGATGTGTCAGCACCAGACGCTGCCAGTTTCTCTCCAGGATATCCTCGCTGCAGGCAGTCTCAAACTGCAGGCCGCTGCCCCGTTCTCCAGGCTCCATGAGAAGATGCACCTCTGCATAATGGCGGAGTGGTTCAAAATGTCCCACCCCTTCTACCGGTTCTGTAATAGTCTCTTTATAGACAATGCTTCCTGTGCCAAATTCCACTTCCGTGCCAAAGCGTTCCGCGATCAGACGTTTCAGGATCTCTATCTGCACCTCTCCCATGACCTGAGCATGGATTTCGTCAGACTGCTCTTCCCAGACAATGTGCAGTTCCGGTTCTTCCTCCTCCAACTGACGAAGCTTCAAATACATTCGGTGCACATCACATTCCGGGGGAAGCTGGATCTGATAGGTGAGGACCGGCTCCAGAAGCGGCAGCTCCGATTCTGTCTCTGCGCCCAGTCCTTCCCCGCAGTACGTCCGGGAAAGCCCGGTTACCGCACAGACGGTCCCTGCCGGTGCCTCATTGACCGCAGAGAAACCTGCCCCGGAATAGATGCGGATCTGGTCTACTTTCTCCTCCCATATTTCCTCACTGTCCGGATTATCCTGCCGGCGGTTTGTCAGCATCCTTTTCACCTTCAAGGTGCCGCCTGTGATCTTCATATAAGTCAGACGTGTTCCCTGGGTATCCCTGGCTATTTTGTAAACCCTGGCTCCAAAATCATCCGGGTATTTTGGACAGGACGTATAAGCTTCAAACCCCTGCAAAAACTCCTCCACACCCTCTATTTTCAAAGCTGAGCCGAAATAACAGGGGAAGACCTTCCGCTCCCGGATCAGCCGGATGATCTCTTCCTGTGCCACAGTGCCGTCAGACAGATATTTTTCCAGTACGGCCTCATCACTCATGGCCAGATTCTCGTAAAATGCATCCTCATCCTCCTCAAAAGCAATGCACCTTTCATCCAGGCGCTTCTGCAGTTCCTCCAGAAGCTTCTGCCTGTGGGTTCCTTCCTGGTCCATTTTATTGATAAACAGAAAAACAGGGATTTTATAGCGGGTGAGCAGTCTCCACAAAGTCTGTACATGTCCCTGTACACCGTCCGCTCCGCTGATCACCAGAACCGCATAATCCAGTACCTGCAGGGTTCTCTCCATCTCCGCGGAAAAATCCACATGTCCGGGGGTATCGAGAAGCGTCACTTCCTTTTTCCCCAGATTTACTTGCGCCTGTTTTGAAAATATGGTGATTCCCCGCTCCCGCTCCAGATCGTAGGTGTCCAGAAACGCATCCCGATGGTCCACACGTCCCGGTTTTCTGATACTGCCTGTCAGATAGAGAATACTCTCCGCCAGGGTTGTCTTGCCGGCATCCACATGGGCCAGGATGCCGACCGCTAATTTGTTTGTTTTCATCTATTGATTGTCCTGTTCTATGATTTTTATAGTCTTCTATAGTTTCTATGGTCTTCTATGGTTTTTATGATTTTCCATACTTTTCTCTTTTTTTAACCTTATCTTCTAATCTTCTTTCTAAAACCGTACTCCTCTTTCAACCTTTCATATATCTCAAACGCCACCGGACATACAGATACCGTTTTCCTGAAGAAAATCACAAGGCATATGCTTTGTATCATATGCACCAGAGATCATATCGTTATCCAGATATAAATTTTTAAACTCTTCTCCTGAAATACCCAGATGCCTGGCATCTTTTTCCACGTCTTCTGCCGGAATAGTCCCATGATACAGCTTACAGCAATTTCGGCATTTGCCGCAGTCATAATCTGCAAACAATTTATTATGCAGCTTTAAAAACTGCGCATCCAATTTTTCTTCATCTGCATTGCATTTTAAAAAAGTACGAAATCTTAAATTCTCATTTTCTTTATATTTTGCCTGTTTTTGAACCTCATTAGGTTTCAGCATTTTATCACTCCCGTATAAAGCTCCGTATCCACAGTTATATCTTAATTATAATAACATAAAAGAACCTCCCGGGAAAGTCCCTGGAGATTCTCTATAACCGAACCTGCTCTATTCGTTTTTCTTAGCCGCTGCCACAATAGGAATAAAGGTGCACAGCATCACTGCCAGGCATACATATCCCCCATACCTTTCCCAGGTATCCTCTCCCACTATTTTTAACAGCAAAAAATTTAACCAAGGATTAAAAACAGCTATTCCAAGCATGGCAGTTCTGCCCGCTCTCAGTACATGAGGCCAGTTTCTGTTATTAAATTGCACACCTATAATATGGATCCGAAACATCCCCTGGCTGTAATAATTGATCTTATTCTCGTCATAAAATGCCGGCAGCGACTCTCTTGCAAACAGGGAAAACCAAGCCCCAAACAAAAGGCTCAATCCCTCAATGGTAAAGAAACCTGTGGAAATCATCACATTTCCATTGCCTGTATATATTAACAGCCACATTTCCAAAGCGGCCATAACTGTACAGAGCAGATAACAGATCATATGCCTTCTCTGCCTTAACCTTTTTTCTTCCTGTTCCTCCACAGATAAATGAAGAGAACCCGAAACCAGTGCGTCCACCTCCGGCTTAGTCAGTGTTTTTCCCTCACTGATACGCTGTGTCTGCAGCAGTTCCGCAACTGTCACACCCAGTATATCCGCCAGAGGACCGAGAAGTGTAATATCCGGAAGACTCAGCCCCCGCTCCCACTTACTCACCGCTTTATCCGATACAAATAATTTTTCTGCAAGCTGCTTCTGTGTATAGCCCTTTTCTTTCCTCAGCCCCAAGAGAAATACGCCAAACTGTACTTTGTCAATCTCAAACATTTTTTCTGCCTCCTGCTTTCTTACCAAAAGCTTATCTTAAAATGTCTGATTTTGCAATCGACCGGCAGTAGAATTCCCTGTTTCTCAGTGGTGAAGCGCTTTTTCGGACTGTGATTTTACCAGATCCTCTATTTTCTGTATACGCTCCAGCACAAGGGCTGCCTCGTCCAGCATGGCAGATATGAGATTGTATTCAAATACGGCGATCTCTCTTCGCTCCTCCAGTACCATGCCAACCACCGCGGATACATTGTCATCCTCCATTACCGGAAGATAAATAGCCTTTGCACTGGGAAGCGTATGGGTGGTACATCCGGCTCTGTGCCCATTTTCAAACACCCACCTGACCACAGCCTGCTCCGCGCGGGAGGTATAATCTGCCCTCAGGGCTTCCTCCTCCTCTTTTTCAATTCCGCTCCTCAGGTAAATAGACGGAACCTGTATCACATCGTCTTTCTTCATATATATGATAACAGTAAAATGCATCAGTTTTTGGATCTGTACAGCCAAATCATCACTGACCTGCTGCCTGGTCTTTGCCCGCCGCAGTTTTTTACTGTTTACCAGAAGAATTTCTGTGCGGTATGCCCGCTTTGCGTTTTCCTCATTCTGCTTCTGTATCTTTGACATATTCCAGGAAGTAAGAAGGCTGACCGTAAACATCATGGCAAATGTTACCGGATAACTGGCATCGTACGCCTGAAGGCTGTGAACAGGCATGGTAAAAAAATAGTTGAACAAGATCACGCTGAGTATGGAAGCCAGCACAGAACACACATACCCCTGGGTAAAGATTGCGGTAAGCATCACCCCCAGCAGATATACCATGATAATATTGGCCTCCGTCATATGATAATGTGCCAACAGCAAACCGCCGGCTGTACTGATCGTCATCATAGCCAGCATGATCCAGAAATCAGTCCCTTTGAGTCCCTGCAGAAATTTCCCGGCCTTTATTACGGTATAGGGTCTCTGGCCAATCCCGCTCTGCAAATCCGGTATGACATATACGTCAAGGTTCGGCGCATATTGATTCAGACTCTCAACCAGAGTTTTTCTGGTCTGTCCGAACAGGATCCTATGGGCTGTTCTGCCCATAACGATCTTGGTCACATTACTCACCTTTGCATACTCAGCAATCTGCCTTGACACATCCTCACCGTTTACAGTGGCAACCTTTGCTCCCAGACTTCTGGCCAGCCGCATATTTTCATCCCTTCGCTTTTTCACCTTCTCATCTGCATTCTGCAAATATCTGGTCTCCACATAAAGGGCAGTAAATTCCGCATGAAATGCGTATGCCAGACGGGCCGCTGTGCGGATCACCTTTGCATTGGAGGGTGCCGGGGAAATACAGGTAAGAACATGCTCCCCGGTGGAAAATCCACCGTCCCCGTACAGCATCTTTTCCTCCTCTGCCAGGTGGTTCACCCTGTCGGCCATGCGGCGCAGGGCGATTTCCCGAAGAGCAGTCAGCTTATCTCTTGTAAAAAAGTTCTGCAAAGCTCTCTGGGCCTGCATTCCCTGGTATATCTTACCCTCTTTCATGCGTTCGATCAATTCTTCCGGTTCGATATCCACAAGCTTTACCTGATCTGCCCTGTCGAACACGCTGTCAGGGATGGTCTCTCTTACCATGATGGATGTAATGCCGGCCACATTGTCATTGAGGCTTTCCAAATGCTGAATATTCACTGTGGTATACACATTGATCCCATGCTCCAGAAGCTCCTCAATATCCTGATACCGTTTTCTGTGACGGCAGCCCTGAATATTGGAATGAGCCAGTTCATCTACCAGGATCACCTTGGGACGGCGTTTTAAGGCAGCATCCAGATCAAATTCCCTGATCTTGACTCCCTTGTAGTCCATCATCAGAAAAGGAAGCTGTTCTATCCCTTCCAAAAGCGCGGCTGTCTCCGGTCTTGCATGGGGTTCCACATATCCGGCGACCACATCCACCTGCTGCTTTTTCAATTCTCTGGCAGCTTCCATCATGGCAAAGGTCTTTCCTGTGCCAGCTGCATATCCTAGAAAGATCTTAAGCTGTCCCAGTTCCCTTCTACGAACTTTCTCCTCCTGGGCCTGGATTTTTTCCAGCATTTTTTCGGAACTTGGTCTTTCCTCTTTGTCCATGCCCTCTCCCCGCCTATATTTCTCCAATAGCTTTTGCAATCTCCAGATTACATTTCAGAACATTTACCCGTTCATGCCCGAAGACTCCAAGGGTTTTCCCATCCGTGTTCTTTTCCACGATTTTTCTGATCTCTTCCTCTGTAAGTCCTGTATTTTTTGCAATGGATGGTATCTGAATCTCAGCGGATTCTGGTGTGATATTGGGGTCCATGCCGGAACCGGAAGCAGTGAGGAGATCAGCAGGAATATCCCCCTTCTTCACATCCGGATTATTTTTAAGGAATTCCTCTACGGATTTCTCTGCGCGCTGTTTCAGCTCCTCATTGGAAGGTGCCAGGTTAGATCCGCCTGAACCGACTCCGGCATAGCTGCCGTCCTCTTTTTCTTCCTCTGTATAAGTGTTATAATTCACACCGGATATACGGCACTGAAAATATCTGGAATCCCCGGAAAAATCCTGCCCTACAATGGCTGAACCCACTGCGTTTTCAGGGTCATCTGTCTTTTCCCCTTCCGCAGTGATCAGGCTTCCGTTAGCCTGATGGGGGAATATGAGCTGCCCAAGCCCGGTCAGGGCTGCCGGATAGGCAAAGCCACAGAGGATCAGCATCAGAACAGTCAGAACCAGGGCGCTTTTAAAATATTTCAAAAATGATTTCATGGAATCTTCCTCCCTACATTCCCAGCACTGCCAACAGCGGTGCCACCAGACAGTCTATGATCTTAATTCCGGCAAATGGCACAATGATACCGCCCAGACCGTAAATTCCCATATTTTTCAGGAGCATACGCTCCGCACTCATAGGTTTGTATTTTACGCCCCTCATGGCAATGGGGATCAGGCACGGTATAATGATCGCATTGAAGATGAGTGCTGATAAGATAGCTGACATAGGTGTTGCCAGCTTCATAATATTCAGTATCTGCATCTGCGGGATCACCATGGTGAACATAGCCGGTATAATGGCAAAATACTTTGCCACATCGTTTGCTATACTGAATGTGGTGAGGGAGCCCCTTGTAATAAGGAGCTGTTTTCCTATTTCCACTACCTCCAGTATTTTTGTGGGGTCAGAATCCAGATCCACCATGTTGGCCGCCTCTTTTGCCGCTGCCGTGCCTGAATTCATGGCCAGCCCCACGTCTGCCTGGGCAAGCGCAGGAGCGTCGTTGGTACCGTCACCTGTCATAGCTACCAGTTTACCCTCTGCCTGCTCTTTCTTGATCGCCTGGATTTTATCCTCAGGCCTGCACTCGGCAATAAATCCGTCCACACCGGCTTCCTTGGCGATAGTTGCCGCTGTCAGTGGGTTATCACCGGTGCACATAATGGTCTTGATACCGATTTCCCTAAGTCTCTGGAATCGTTCAACCAGTCCCGGTTTTACAGTATCTTTCAGATAGATAACACCGTAAATCACAGAATCAGCTTCTACAACAAGGGGTGTTCCCCCCAGTCCTGCAATCCGTTCCACAATCCCATCCAAATCTTTTGGCACAATGCCTCCGTTTTTGAGAACTCTCTCTTTGATGGCATCTGCGGCACCTTTTCTGATTTTGGACCCGCTGTCCAGATTTACTCCTGACATTTTAGACTGGGCTGTAAATTCTATAAATTCCATCTGCTCTGCAGCACTGTCATCAATCCTGGTACCCATACTTTTTGCCAGTTCTGCTGTTGATTTCCCCTCAGGTGTGGGATCGCAGATGGAGGTAAGGGCGGCATAGTCGATGAGATCTTCTCTGCTTTTTCCGGCAACAGGATAAAATTCCGCAGCCAGACGATTTCCAAAGGTGATCGTACCCGTCTTATCAAGGATCATGGTATCCACATCCCCGCAGGCTTCTACAGCCTTACCTGACATGGCGATCACGTTAAATCTTGTAACTCTGTCCATTCCCGCAATTCCGATCGCTGAAAGAAGACCGCCGATGGTAGTA is a window encoding:
- a CDS encoding YkgJ family cysteine cluster protein, producing the protein MLKPNEVQKQAKYKENENLRFRTFLKCNADEEKLDAQFLKLHNKLFADYDCGKCRNCCKLYHGTIPAEDVEKDARHLGISGEEFKNLYLDNDMISGAYDTKHMPCDFLQENGICMSGGV
- the kdpB gene encoding potassium-transporting ATPase subunit KdpB: MSKKQQQTKFVTKDILKSSIIGAFQKLSPKYMVKNPVMFVVEAGFVLTLLMTVVPTIFGDDASLGYLRIYNGIVCAILFITVLFANFAESVAEGRGKAQAATLKKTKQDTKSRRIEKNGTEIIVNASELKKDDVVLVKAGETIPNDGEVIEGIASVDESAITGESAPVTREAGTDFSSVTGGTTVVSDWLKIRITSRPGESFLDKMIALVEGASRQKTPNEIALNTLLVGLTIIFLIVVVCLYPFATYSGVQIPVSTMIALLVCLIPTTIGGLLSAIGIAGMDRVTRFNVIAMSGKAVEACGDVDTMILDKTGTITFGNRLAAEFYPVAGKSREDLIDYAALTSICDPTPEGKSTAELAKSMGTRIDDSAAEQMEFIEFTAQSKMSGVNLDSGSKIRKGAADAIKERVLKNGGIVPKDLDGIVERIAGLGGTPLVVEADSVIYGVIYLKDTVKPGLVERFQRLREIGIKTIMCTGDNPLTAATIAKEAGVDGFIAECRPEDKIQAIKKEQAEGKLVAMTGDGTNDAPALAQADVGLAMNSGTAAAKEAANMVDLDSDPTKILEVVEIGKQLLITRGSLTTFSIANDVAKYFAIIPAMFTMVIPQMQILNIMKLATPMSAILSALIFNAIIIPCLIPIAMRGVKYKPMSAERMLLKNMGIYGLGGIIVPFAGIKIIDCLVAPLLAVLGM
- the kdpC gene encoding potassium-transporting ATPase subunit KdpC, which gives rise to MKSFLKYFKSALVLTVLMLILCGFAYPAALTGLGQLIFPHQANGSLITAEGEKTDDPENAVGSAIVGQDFSGDSRYFQCRISGVNYNTYTEEEKEDGSYAGVGSGGSNLAPSNEELKQRAEKSVEEFLKNNPDVKKGDIPADLLTASGSGMDPNITPESAEIQIPSIAKNTGLTEEEIRKIVEKNTDGKTLGVFGHERVNVLKCNLEIAKAIGEI
- a CDS encoding helix-turn-helix domain-containing protein — its product is MFEIDKVQFGVFLLGLRKEKGYTQKQLAEKLFVSDKAVSKWERGLSLPDITLLGPLADILGVTVAELLQTQRISEGKTLTKPEVDALVSGSLHLSVEEQEEKRLRQRRHMICYLLCTVMAALEMWLLIYTGNGNVMISTGFFTIEGLSLLFGAWFSLFARESLPAFYDENKINYYSQGMFRIHIIGVQFNNRNWPHVLRAGRTAMLGIAVFNPWLNFLLLKIVGEDTWERYGGYVCLAVMLCTFIPIVAAAKKNE
- a CDS encoding translation factor GTPase family protein, with product MKTNKLAVGILAHVDAGKTTLAESILYLTGSIRKPGRVDHRDAFLDTYDLERERGITIFSKQAQVNLGKKEVTLLDTPGHVDFSAEMERTLQVLDYAVLVISGADGVQGHVQTLWRLLTRYKIPVFLFINKMDQEGTHRQKLLEELQKRLDERCIAFEEDEDAFYENLAMSDEAVLEKYLSDGTVAQEEIIRLIRERKVFPCYFGSALKIEGVEEFLQGFEAYTSCPKYPDDFGARVYKIARDTQGTRLTYMKITGGTLKVKRMLTNRRQDNPDSEEIWEEKVDQIRIYSGAGFSAVNEAPAGTVCAVTGLSRTYCGEGLGAETESELPLLEPVLTYQIQLPPECDVHRMYLKLRQLEEEEPELHIVWEEQSDEIHAQVMGEVQIEILKRLIAERFGTEVEFGTGSIVYKETITEPVEGVGHFEPLRHYAEVHLLMEPGERGSGLQFETACSEDILERNWQRLVLTHLEEKRHRGVLTGSEITDMKITLVTGRAHLKHTEGGDFRQATYRAVRHGLKCTTSLLLEPVYEFRLEIPSDKVGRALSDIQKMYGTFSEPIIEGDMTILSGTAPVAAMRDYQTEVAAYTKGHGRLSCALKGYEPCHNAEEVIAQKAYDSEKDTENPTGSVFCSHGAGFVVSYDKVREYMHLDSGLHLEKKEKPIREVSSQSSRSSYTGGGLADEKELEEIFNRTYGTAKKERNQFNRKRTVSADSASAREYRPAKKVTEEEYLLVDGYNIIFAWEELSGLASVSIEAARNKLMDILSNYQGYKKNTLILVYDAYKVEGNTGEVMKYHNIYVVYTKEAETADQYIEKTVHQIGRKHRVTVATSDALEQIIILGQGASRLSAAGLKEEIQAADIEIRSNYLNQGQSGKNYLFDHMSHELQELMEDVRMGRKKL
- a CDS encoding DUF4118 domain-containing protein, with translation MDKEERPSSEKMLEKIQAQEEKVRRRELGQLKIFLGYAAGTGKTFAMMEAARELKKQQVDVVAGYVEPHARPETAALLEGIEQLPFLMMDYKGVKIREFDLDAALKRRPKVILVDELAHSNIQGCRHRKRYQDIEELLEHGINVYTTVNIQHLESLNDNVAGITSIMVRETIPDSVFDRADQVKLVDIEPEELIERMKEGKIYQGMQAQRALQNFFTRDKLTALREIALRRMADRVNHLAEEEKMLYGDGGFSTGEHVLTCISPAPSNAKVIRTAARLAYAFHAEFTALYVETRYLQNADEKVKKRRDENMRLARSLGAKVATVNGEDVSRQIAEYAKVSNVTKIVMGRTAHRILFGQTRKTLVESLNQYAPNLDVYVIPDLQSGIGQRPYTVIKAGKFLQGLKGTDFWIMLAMMTISTAGGLLLAHYHMTEANIIMVYLLGVMLTAIFTQGYVCSVLASILSVILFNYFFTMPVHSLQAYDASYPVTFAMMFTVSLLTSWNMSKIQKQNEENAKRAYRTEILLVNSKKLRRAKTRQQVSDDLAVQIQKLMHFTVIIYMKKDDVIQVPSIYLRSGIEKEEEEALRADYTSRAEQAVVRWVFENGHRAGCTTHTLPSAKAIYLPVMEDDNVSAVVGMVLEERREIAVFEYNLISAMLDEAALVLERIQKIEDLVKSQSEKALHH